The Aminiphilus circumscriptus DSM 16581 genome contains a region encoding:
- a CDS encoding histidine phosphatase family protein, translating into MKEQKGHTTIILIRHGECAGNREGLFRGRRDFPLNETGQAQAKALAREMMSFAPKYIYTSPLSRATETAEAIAHSCGALVDVREGFNNMALGPWEGAPKETIRENFPVEWELWLTNPERLRITGAERLADVQRRAFSNLEHLVHLHKGDTIAIVTHRAVLKPLLAAALGIAEPYFWRIHTDTASYSLLTHDLRRGYCCTLLNQTRHLAEYISEWV; encoded by the coding sequence GTGAAAGAACAGAAAGGCCACACGACAATCATTCTGATCCGCCACGGAGAATGCGCCGGAAACCGGGAGGGGCTCTTCCGGGGAAGAAGGGATTTCCCTCTGAACGAAACTGGGCAAGCACAGGCAAAAGCGCTTGCCCGAGAGATGATGTCCTTCGCTCCAAAGTACATCTACACCAGCCCGCTCTCTCGGGCGACGGAAACCGCCGAAGCCATAGCTCACTCCTGCGGGGCTCTCGTAGACGTGCGGGAGGGGTTCAACAACATGGCTCTCGGACCGTGGGAGGGTGCCCCCAAGGAAACCATCCGCGAGAACTTCCCTGTCGAATGGGAATTGTGGCTGACAAACCCCGAACGGCTTCGCATTACCGGCGCGGAACGCCTTGCGGATGTGCAGAGGAGAGCCTTTTCCAACCTGGAACACCTGGTGCACCTGCATAAGGGAGACACCATCGCCATCGTCACCCACCGAGCGGTCCTTAAACCACTTCTCGCCGCAGCGCTTGGAATCGCCGAGCCTTATTTCTGGAGAATTCATACGGATACCGCCTCGTACAGTCTCCTCACTCACGACCTTCGGAGGGGATATTGCTGCACCCTACTCAATCAAACCAGACATCTCGCGGAGTATATCTCCGAATGGGTGTGA
- the rlmN gene encoding 23S rRNA (adenine(2503)-C(2))-methyltransferase RlmN, which produces MDRLHALELDFEEWVSLLRDEMGEPDYRAGQICDWIYKKRVFTFEEMTNLSKELRGKLNALVRFTMPVLEKAEMSPLDGTLKYLWRLEDGERIESVFLRHPQHTTACLSSQVGCPLACSFCVTGQEGFVRNLSAGEMLTQVLAIEAHQKGPIQNVVYMGMGEPLLNTEQVFRSIRMLRDPHMRGLGQRHITISTAGVVPGIDALASESLGVGLSVSLHAANDSLRSRLMPLNQKYPLALLRKALLRYQRVLGDRITLEYMLLRDVNDSPAHAEELAAWIGDLKVYVNLIPYNSGAGNFERPPRERAERFRDHLRAWGVNAELRRERGGDVRGACGQLRGRESTPSPAGTSREMPPVKQHGGAPRVSLDSVGNRRSGRREVRNSAEAPQGRRRDVEEMSEKGERRAIEGRFRGESGKFGKTERERSGVSGRFSPRNRSGGRSGGMSSAEKDAREERTSSRFGRQPREGESFAKERSGAERSSRKDFSSRAPRADSGSGLPERKENRGPSEFKARGMKRTEEGVSRRGEKHAPGERGRFESGDIRKSGPRSSEGGERRQDRGYMSRGSGTSKRTSRENERPSRRRNERNA; this is translated from the coding sequence ATGGACCGTCTGCATGCCCTGGAACTGGATTTCGAGGAATGGGTTTCGCTCCTGCGGGACGAAATGGGCGAGCCCGACTATCGGGCGGGGCAAATTTGCGACTGGATCTACAAAAAGCGCGTGTTCACCTTTGAGGAAATGACGAATCTCTCGAAGGAATTGCGGGGAAAGCTGAACGCTCTCGTTCGTTTCACCATGCCCGTGCTGGAAAAAGCGGAGATGTCCCCTCTTGACGGAACTCTGAAATATCTGTGGCGGCTTGAGGATGGGGAGCGAATCGAGTCGGTCTTCCTGCGGCATCCTCAACACACTACGGCCTGCCTTTCCTCTCAGGTGGGATGTCCTTTGGCCTGCAGCTTCTGCGTTACCGGCCAGGAAGGATTCGTGCGGAACCTTTCCGCAGGAGAAATGCTCACCCAGGTCCTTGCCATCGAGGCGCATCAGAAAGGGCCGATTCAGAACGTGGTGTACATGGGCATGGGTGAGCCGCTTCTCAATACAGAGCAGGTTTTTCGAAGTATCCGCATGCTCAGGGATCCTCATATGCGGGGACTGGGGCAGCGGCACATCACCATTTCCACCGCCGGTGTCGTTCCAGGTATCGACGCCCTTGCGTCGGAATCACTCGGAGTCGGACTCTCCGTGTCTCTGCATGCGGCGAACGATTCCCTTCGCTCCCGCCTGATGCCGCTGAACCAAAAGTATCCTCTTGCATTGTTGCGAAAGGCACTGCTCCGTTATCAGCGAGTTTTAGGGGATCGCATTACCCTCGAATACATGTTGCTCCGGGACGTGAACGATTCTCCCGCCCACGCGGAGGAGCTGGCGGCGTGGATCGGCGATCTCAAGGTCTATGTGAACCTTATTCCCTACAATTCCGGAGCGGGCAATTTCGAACGCCCTCCTCGCGAGCGGGCGGAGCGTTTCAGGGATCACCTGCGCGCCTGGGGAGTCAACGCGGAACTACGCCGCGAACGCGGAGGAGATGTTCGTGGTGCGTGTGGTCAGCTGCGGGGGCGGGAAAGTACTCCTTCTCCGGCAGGAACTTCCCGCGAGATGCCCCCCGTAAAACAGCACGGTGGCGCTCCTCGTGTCTCCCTCGACAGTGTGGGAAACCGGCGTTCGGGACGCCGGGAAGTGAGAAATTCCGCCGAAGCGCCGCAGGGTAGGCGGCGGGATGTGGAAGAGATGTCCGAGAAAGGCGAAAGACGTGCGATTGAGGGGCGTTTTCGCGGCGAATCGGGCAAATTTGGAAAGACGGAACGGGAAAGGTCTGGGGTGTCCGGTCGATTTTCCCCCCGGAATCGTTCGGGCGGGCGGTCCGGAGGAATGTCCTCTGCTGAAAAAGATGCCCGGGAGGAAAGGACTTCGTCCCGATTCGGAAGGCAGCCTCGCGAGGGCGAGAGTTTTGCGAAAGAAAGAAGCGGTGCGGAGAGGTCCTCGCGGAAGGATTTTTCTTCGCGCGCTCCTCGTGCCGATTCGGGAAGTGGTCTGCCGGAGCGGAAAGAAAACCGTGGTCCTTCTGAATTTAAAGCGAGAGGAATGAAACGGACCGAAGAGGGTGTTTCCCGGAGGGGCGAGAAGCACGCCCCGGGCGAGCGCGGTCGTTTCGAGTCGGGGGACATCCGGAAGAGTGGGCCGAGATCTTCCGAAGGCGGGGAGCGGCGTCAGGATCGGGGGTACATGTCCCGTGGCTCGGGAACATCGAAGCGGACTTCCCGGGAGAATGAACGTCCGAGCCGGAGACGTAACGAGCGAAACGCGTGA
- the glyA gene encoding serine hydroxymethyltransferase — MAEVDPEIYGLVSSEFARQRDGIELIASENFVPLAILEAQGSILTNKYAEGYPHKKYYGGCEFVETVEEVAIRRACDLFGAEHANVQPHSGTQANMSAFFTFMNPGDTMLAMSLDQGGHLSHGHPLNFTGKLYRIVGYGVSPETETIDYEAVERLAKEHRPRVIVAGASAYPRFIDFSRFATIAAEVGAVFMVDMAHIAGLVAGKVHPSPVPHADFVTTTTHKTLRGPRGALILCKTKYAQELDRSVFPGTQGGPFMHAIAAKALCFKMAATDEFRTYAAGVVANAKKLCAALGERGFRIVSGGTDNHLILVDVKGSRNVTGRDAEKLLEDAGITVNKNMIPFDKEKPFVTSGVRLGTAAVTTRGMGEAEMERIAEIVDRVLSAPEDESLRIAVRKEIKELSEAFPLYPELLQTPSGVRAALSPLPRNS, encoded by the coding sequence ATGGCGGAGGTGGACCCTGAGATCTACGGTCTGGTGTCGTCGGAATTCGCTCGACAGCGGGATGGCATTGAACTCATTGCGTCGGAGAATTTTGTTCCGTTGGCGATTCTCGAAGCCCAGGGATCGATACTGACGAACAAATATGCAGAAGGATATCCGCACAAGAAATATTACGGTGGCTGCGAGTTCGTGGAAACCGTCGAAGAGGTGGCCATACGCAGGGCCTGTGATCTCTTCGGCGCCGAACATGCGAACGTGCAACCCCATTCGGGGACGCAGGCGAACATGTCCGCCTTTTTTACCTTCATGAACCCCGGAGACACCATGCTGGCCATGAGTCTGGATCAGGGCGGGCATCTGTCTCATGGACACCCGTTGAACTTCACTGGGAAGCTCTATCGTATCGTCGGATATGGCGTTTCTCCAGAGACGGAGACCATTGACTACGAAGCGGTGGAACGTCTCGCGAAGGAACATCGCCCTCGGGTGATCGTCGCCGGAGCGAGCGCCTATCCCCGCTTCATCGATTTTTCCCGCTTTGCGACCATTGCCGCCGAAGTGGGAGCGGTCTTCATGGTTGACATGGCTCACATCGCCGGTCTTGTCGCGGGAAAAGTTCATCCGAGTCCGGTGCCCCACGCGGATTTCGTCACCACGACGACCCATAAAACACTCCGGGGACCTCGGGGAGCACTCATCCTCTGCAAGACAAAATACGCTCAAGAGCTGGATCGTTCCGTCTTTCCAGGGACGCAGGGCGGTCCTTTCATGCACGCCATCGCGGCGAAAGCCCTTTGCTTCAAAATGGCAGCCACCGACGAATTCCGAACGTATGCGGCCGGTGTCGTGGCAAACGCGAAGAAGCTTTGCGCCGCCCTTGGCGAGCGAGGGTTCCGCATCGTCTCCGGCGGCACCGACAATCACCTTATTCTCGTTGATGTCAAAGGTTCCCGAAATGTGACGGGAAGGGATGCGGAGAAGCTTTTGGAAGATGCAGGCATCACGGTGAACAAGAACATGATCCCCTTCGATAAGGAAAAACCCTTCGTGACGAGTGGTGTTCGTCTTGGAACGGCGGCGGTGACCACTCGGGGTATGGGTGAGGCGGAGATGGAACGGATCGCGGAGATCGTCGACAGGGTGCTTTCCGCTCCCGAAGATGAATCATTGCGAATCGCCGTCCGGAAAGAGATCAAGGAGCTGAGCGAGGCATTTCCGTTGTATCCGGAGCTTTTGCAGACTCCTTCGGGAGTTCGTGCCGCTTTGTCGCCATTGCCGAGAAACTCCTGA
- a CDS encoding phosphodiester glycosidase family protein: MVQIVVDALGLPLWGGKERFADVPSTHPRAKAIETASALGILLPGDRFHPDIEATRAEALGFAFLAMGWRREGELVRTFATDLDAELPPHFAAFVKIGRSMTVPPPEEFLSEAKKNCTPGDADLLAAWLRECKRRRVVWQETFPGETGDLVVHRENVGSPPGAWAVAVEEFPEKGPAEACARELRSAGHTALIVENASSWSVRTGPYTHYLQAWKAAVSLPKRFNPTVIPHGGSASNALFWAAIVGSPERLAPRIVPAPLLGAKRLPLSRLADGFGGEGGINGGYFDGSVPIGSLLVEGVPVALAHGNRSAVGWNRSGDVHFGNGAYRAWVLAGAQSLPVSKLNGEVPPESAGLFTAPSGAFANVGDGLKIHIRNGVMTWRSFAQGIHPVPGDGFLLVVRGALQKRMMEFPLQTPAELQITWQDGTMERMDFVLQAGPLLLLEGQPALGNEGLPPSLTALRHPRTLVGYDGKHMWWMVVDGRNSWRSTGVTLEEAKRLAAAAGLTHALNLDGGGSSTLWWRGKLINTPSDGQERSLPYAVVLGSNMPYR, from the coding sequence GTGGTACAGATTGTCGTGGATGCCTTGGGGCTCCCCCTCTGGGGAGGGAAAGAACGTTTCGCCGATGTCCCCTCTACCCACCCCCGGGCAAAGGCCATCGAAACGGCGTCGGCCCTGGGTATTCTTTTACCGGGGGACCGATTTCACCCCGACATCGAAGCGACACGAGCGGAAGCGCTGGGCTTCGCCTTTCTCGCCATGGGATGGCGCCGGGAGGGTGAACTCGTCCGCACCTTCGCCACCGATCTCGACGCCGAACTCCCTCCGCACTTTGCCGCTTTCGTCAAGATCGGCCGCTCCATGACCGTTCCTCCACCGGAAGAGTTCCTTTCCGAGGCAAAGAAAAACTGTACTCCCGGCGACGCAGACCTTCTCGCCGCATGGCTCCGAGAGTGCAAGCGCCGTCGTGTCGTCTGGCAAGAGACCTTTCCCGGAGAGACGGGGGATCTTGTCGTGCATCGGGAAAATGTGGGGTCTCCTCCCGGCGCGTGGGCCGTTGCCGTGGAAGAGTTTCCTGAGAAGGGCCCCGCCGAGGCGTGCGCCAGAGAGCTTCGTTCCGCAGGCCATACCGCTCTGATAGTGGAGAACGCCTCGTCCTGGTCGGTTCGGACCGGTCCCTACACCCATTATCTTCAGGCATGGAAGGCCGCCGTCTCCCTGCCGAAACGATTCAACCCCACGGTGATTCCCCACGGCGGCAGCGCGAGCAATGCCCTGTTCTGGGCAGCCATCGTCGGATCTCCGGAACGTCTCGCCCCTCGCATTGTTCCGGCTCCGCTTCTCGGGGCAAAACGGCTTCCCCTTTCGCGCCTCGCCGACGGTTTTGGCGGCGAAGGTGGCATCAATGGAGGCTATTTCGACGGCTCCGTTCCCATAGGGAGTCTCCTCGTGGAAGGAGTCCCTGTCGCACTTGCCCACGGAAACAGATCCGCCGTGGGGTGGAACCGTTCCGGTGATGTGCATTTCGGAAACGGGGCCTACCGGGCATGGGTCCTCGCGGGAGCGCAGTCTCTTCCCGTGAGCAAGCTCAACGGCGAGGTACCGCCGGAAAGTGCCGGCCTTTTCACGGCACCTTCCGGCGCTTTCGCGAACGTGGGGGACGGGCTGAAGATCCACATACGAAATGGTGTCATGACCTGGCGTTCCTTCGCCCAGGGAATACACCCCGTTCCGGGGGACGGTTTTCTTCTTGTGGTGCGAGGGGCACTTCAAAAACGCATGATGGAGTTTCCTCTCCAAACACCCGCGGAACTCCAGATCACGTGGCAGGATGGTACGATGGAAAGGATGGATTTCGTCCTCCAGGCCGGACCACTGTTGCTCCTGGAGGGACAACCGGCTCTCGGCAATGAAGGACTCCCGCCATCCCTCACCGCACTCCGTCATCCCAGAACCCTCGTGGGTTACGACGGCAAACACATGTGGTGGATGGTCGTGGATGGAAGAAACTCCTGGAGAAGCACCGGAGTGACTCTCGAAGAGGCAAAACGCCTGGCTGCCGCTGCCGGCCTGACCCACGCGTTGAATCTGGACGGAGGCGGCTCAAGCACCCTCTGGTGGCGGGGCAAGCTCATCAACACGCCTTCGGATGGACAGGAACGCTCTCTGCCTTACGCTGTCGTTCTCGGATCGAACATGCCCTACCGCTAG
- the nhaC gene encoding Na+/H+ antiporter NhaC → MTSQEGRKPTFAEALIILLVCAGIISYGVLKLGVDAHIPIITSGVLVALWGCFGLKYPWKIIEEGMLQGITMALQAIVILMMVGLVIGSWIQSGVVPSLIYYGLDILSPKVFLFATLLICSVVSLATGTSWGTSGTVGIALMGVGAGLGIPAPLTAGVVISGAYFGDKMSPLSDTTNLAPAVAGTDLFSHIRAMVWTTGPTYLIVTVITILFGMKYAGGSLDAGKIDAIQAVMKSEFSISLLGLVPPLIVIGMAVAKIPALPGLFAGIIFACGMSFSQGFGLADIVGALHYGYEATLSAEIAGTEAFEAVAQLMADHSIAGMTPELVKDAGSMLSELLTRGGLDSMMWTISLILAALSFGGIMERCGFLEVLLHAILKSVKSVGGLVTSVIISCFISNLFLGDQYLSIVMPGRMFKTAFEEKGLHPRMLSRSLEDAGTLVSVLIPWNTCGAYNSGVLGVPTLEYAPYAFLNYINPLVAIAMTYMGIGVFWKKEEEKAAS, encoded by the coding sequence ATGACATCTCAGGAAGGTCGCAAACCCACGTTTGCAGAAGCATTGATCATCCTTCTTGTTTGTGCGGGCATCATCAGTTACGGTGTTCTTAAGCTCGGCGTGGATGCGCATATCCCCATCATCACCTCAGGCGTTCTCGTTGCTCTCTGGGGATGTTTCGGACTCAAATATCCCTGGAAGATCATTGAAGAAGGAATGCTTCAGGGGATTACCATGGCCCTTCAGGCAATTGTGATCCTCATGATGGTGGGCCTCGTCATCGGTTCCTGGATCCAAAGCGGCGTTGTCCCGAGTCTCATTTATTACGGTCTCGACATCCTCTCTCCAAAAGTCTTTCTCTTCGCTACGCTGCTCATCTGTTCTGTGGTAAGTCTTGCCACGGGAACCTCCTGGGGAACGTCCGGCACCGTGGGTATCGCCCTCATGGGAGTCGGTGCGGGGCTCGGCATTCCTGCTCCCCTTACCGCCGGCGTGGTCATCTCCGGTGCCTATTTCGGGGACAAAATGTCCCCTCTTTCGGACACGACAAACCTTGCTCCCGCAGTTGCCGGAACGGACCTATTCAGTCACATCCGGGCCATGGTCTGGACCACCGGTCCCACCTATCTTATCGTCACGGTCATCACGATCTTGTTCGGCATGAAATACGCGGGTGGCAGTCTCGATGCGGGCAAAATCGACGCCATTCAGGCGGTCATGAAGAGTGAGTTCTCCATCAGTCTTCTCGGTCTCGTTCCGCCTCTCATCGTCATCGGTATGGCCGTTGCCAAGATTCCCGCTCTTCCGGGTCTCTTCGCCGGAATCATCTTTGCCTGCGGTATGTCTTTCTCTCAGGGATTCGGTCTTGCCGACATCGTTGGTGCGCTGCACTATGGCTATGAAGCGACGCTCTCCGCGGAAATCGCCGGAACGGAGGCTTTCGAAGCGGTGGCGCAGCTTATGGCGGATCACAGCATAGCGGGAATGACGCCGGAACTCGTGAAAGATGCGGGAAGCATGCTCTCGGAGCTGCTCACCCGGGGTGGATTGGATTCCATGATGTGGACCATCTCCCTCATTCTCGCGGCGCTTTCCTTCGGTGGTATCATGGAACGCTGCGGTTTTCTCGAGGTTCTTCTCCACGCCATCTTGAAGAGCGTCAAGAGCGTGGGGGGACTGGTTACCTCCGTTATCATCTCCTGCTTCATCTCGAACCTCTTTCTCGGCGACCAGTATCTTTCCATCGTTATGCCGGGACGGATGTTCAAGACGGCCTTCGAGGAAAAAGGACTACATCCGCGTATGCTCTCCCGTTCCCTGGAGGATGCAGGAACCCTCGTGTCGGTCCTCATTCCGTGGAATACCTGCGGTGCTTACAACAGCGGTGTGCTTGGCGTTCCCACCCTCGAGTACGCTCCCTATGCGTTCTTGAACTACATCAATCCCCTCGTGGCGATCGCCATGACCTATATGGGCATCGGTGTGTTCTGGAAAAAAGAGGAAGAAAAAGCCGCGTCATAA
- a CDS encoding peptidyl-prolyl cis-trans isomerase: protein MGGKVRLSLGFVLLVGCLVFAGMAWGRTVAVVGDETIEEEEVLALLRQHTEGSDALSGVLLSRMSAEERRAYIESLADWLLLAREATLRGLRLRPDVAVFLKWSAIGILGQAYLAELRKEWDFSEAALRAQYEAHAKRYAEEDAVRLRWCVAPDENRANRMLLDLLGESLPSLPRGEDNSSGVCCVDTDWLRRDALPQGIVEEIFRASPGTTGGPISTEEGYVVFRLLQRREGHLLSFEEAEDRVREDLRDVYLQREMERVRQKANISMDEMVLMDLGNIPAR from the coding sequence GTGGGGGGAAAGGTTCGGCTGTCGTTGGGATTCGTCCTGTTGGTCGGGTGTCTTGTCTTCGCAGGAATGGCCTGGGGTCGGACCGTTGCCGTGGTTGGAGACGAGACCATCGAGGAAGAGGAGGTCCTTGCACTTCTCCGTCAGCACACCGAGGGAAGCGATGCCCTCTCGGGGGTCCTTCTCTCTCGCATGTCCGCGGAAGAGAGAAGGGCGTACATCGAAAGTCTCGCGGACTGGCTTTTGCTGGCCCGAGAGGCGACACTCCGGGGGTTGCGTTTGCGTCCCGATGTGGCGGTGTTTCTCAAGTGGAGTGCCATTGGTATTCTCGGTCAGGCGTATCTGGCGGAACTCCGGAAAGAGTGGGATTTTTCCGAGGCGGCGCTCCGAGCCCAGTACGAAGCGCATGCGAAGCGTTATGCGGAGGAAGATGCCGTGCGGCTCCGCTGGTGCGTCGCTCCCGACGAGAACAGGGCGAACCGGATGCTCCTGGATCTTCTCGGTGAGTCGCTTCCGTCTCTTCCGCGAGGAGAAGACAATTCCAGTGGAGTGTGCTGCGTGGACACCGATTGGCTCCGGAGGGATGCGTTGCCGCAGGGGATCGTCGAAGAGATTTTCCGTGCCTCGCCTGGAACAACTGGCGGGCCGATTTCCACCGAAGAAGGGTATGTGGTTTTTCGTCTTCTCCAGCGAAGAGAGGGGCACCTTCTCTCTTTCGAGGAAGCGGAGGATCGGGTGCGAGAGGATCTCCGGGACGTTTATCTTCAGAGAGAAATGGAACGTGTTCGACAGAAGGCTAATATTTCCATGGATGAGATGGTGCTTATGGACTTGGGCAATATTCCAGCACGGTGA
- a CDS encoding ATP-dependent Clp protease ATP-binding subunit: protein MWQFFTERGKKVVQLAHREALSMGHDVIGTEHVLLGLLVEGEGVAAQVLHAFGVELDEVRRRIEDVVGRGIPKNRPVDLPLSPRGKRVLDLAMREARNMGVNYVGTEHILLGLISEGEGIAAQVLTSMGVDLAKLQQEVIGAVSGNDTGQESGGEGQATGQKRGRSKAPTLDQLGIDLSEMAVRGELDPVIGRSKEIRRVIQILSRRTKNNPVLIGDPGVGKTAIVEGLAQKIASGDVPEVLRDKRVVLLNVANLVAGTKYRGEFEERMRKLVKELREVKDVILFIDEVHTLVGAGGAEGAVDAANILKPSLARGEFQVIGATTLNEYRKHIEKDAALERRFQSVLVDEPGLEDAIAILKGLRDRYEAHHRAKITDGAIEAAARLSARYITDRFLPDKAIDCIDEAAAKARLRTMEAPEAIKELERRFETIRKEKEAAVVGQEFEKAARLRDEERMLSEELETARKNWQVSRNQEEPVVDANEIAQIVSEWTGIPVVQMTEEEAARLLRMEEEIHRRLINQSEAVSAIARAIRRARSGLKDPRRPVGSFLFLGPTGVGKTELARALAEFLFGSEDAMIRLDMSEFMERHEVAKLIGAPPGYVGFEEGGKLSEAIRRRPYSVVLFDEIEKAHHDVFNILLQIMEDGRLTDGQGHSVDFRNAVVIMTSNVGAENVVKGKGLGFAAPDMEAAADWTRTRGQILDAVKRTFRPEFLNRVDEMVVFRPLEKEELLQIVGIMLQDLHSRLKEQGVSLVVSEEAKSLLLEKGFDPKFGARPLRRTIQRMVEDHLADLLLEGRIEQGSEVSVHIHEKELRFSFGEENDVFFPSDQEAAELRR from the coding sequence ATGTGGCAGTTCTTCACGGAACGTGGGAAAAAAGTTGTGCAATTGGCCCACCGCGAGGCGCTGAGCATGGGGCATGACGTCATCGGTACGGAACATGTTCTGCTCGGATTGCTTGTGGAGGGAGAAGGAGTTGCGGCCCAGGTGCTGCACGCTTTCGGAGTTGAACTCGATGAGGTACGTCGGCGCATCGAGGATGTGGTGGGGAGGGGTATTCCCAAAAACAGGCCGGTGGACCTCCCGCTGAGCCCTCGGGGGAAGAGGGTGCTCGACCTCGCCATGCGTGAGGCCAGGAACATGGGCGTGAACTACGTCGGGACCGAGCACATTCTTTTGGGACTCATCTCCGAAGGCGAGGGGATTGCCGCCCAGGTTCTGACGAGCATGGGAGTCGATCTTGCGAAACTCCAGCAGGAGGTGATCGGTGCCGTTTCCGGAAACGATACTGGCCAGGAGAGCGGCGGCGAGGGACAGGCGACCGGACAGAAACGCGGTCGCTCGAAGGCGCCTACGCTCGATCAGTTAGGGATCGATCTCAGTGAAATGGCCGTCCGTGGTGAACTGGATCCGGTCATCGGCAGGAGCAAGGAGATTCGAAGGGTCATCCAGATCCTCTCGCGTCGAACGAAGAACAATCCTGTTCTCATCGGTGATCCCGGAGTGGGCAAGACCGCCATCGTGGAGGGGCTTGCCCAGAAGATCGCTTCCGGGGACGTTCCCGAAGTGCTGCGGGACAAGCGAGTGGTTCTCCTCAACGTAGCCAATCTGGTGGCGGGAACGAAGTACCGGGGAGAGTTCGAGGAACGCATGCGCAAACTCGTGAAGGAACTCCGGGAAGTCAAGGACGTGATCCTCTTCATCGACGAGGTACACACCCTCGTCGGTGCGGGAGGGGCGGAAGGTGCGGTGGATGCGGCGAACATCCTCAAGCCGAGTCTCGCCCGGGGGGAATTTCAGGTCATCGGTGCCACGACGCTCAACGAATATCGAAAGCACATCGAGAAGGATGCCGCCCTGGAACGCCGTTTCCAATCGGTTCTCGTCGACGAGCCTGGTCTCGAGGATGCCATCGCCATTCTCAAGGGCCTCCGGGATCGTTACGAGGCACATCATCGGGCGAAGATCACCGATGGGGCCATCGAGGCGGCGGCCAGGCTCTCCGCACGGTACATCACGGACCGGTTTCTTCCCGACAAGGCCATCGACTGCATCGACGAAGCCGCGGCGAAGGCTCGCCTGAGGACCATGGAAGCTCCTGAGGCGATCAAGGAACTGGAGCGCCGCTTCGAAACGATCCGAAAAGAAAAGGAGGCCGCCGTGGTTGGTCAGGAATTCGAAAAGGCCGCCCGGCTTCGGGATGAGGAGCGGATGCTCTCGGAGGAACTCGAGACAGCCCGGAAGAACTGGCAGGTCTCCCGAAACCAGGAGGAGCCCGTGGTCGACGCGAACGAGATCGCCCAGATCGTCTCGGAGTGGACGGGAATCCCCGTCGTGCAGATGACCGAGGAAGAAGCGGCCCGGCTGCTCCGCATGGAGGAAGAGATCCACCGACGTCTCATCAATCAAAGCGAGGCCGTGAGCGCCATCGCAAGGGCAATTCGCAGGGCTCGAAGCGGCTTGAAGGATCCGAGGCGCCCCGTGGGCAGTTTTCTCTTTCTTGGCCCCACGGGAGTGGGAAAGACCGAACTGGCCCGGGCTCTGGCGGAATTCCTCTTCGGCAGCGAGGATGCCATGATTCGTCTTGACATGAGCGAGTTCATGGAACGTCACGAGGTGGCGAAACTCATCGGAGCTCCTCCCGGATACGTGGGTTTCGAGGAGGGGGGCAAACTCAGCGAGGCCATCCGGCGTCGTCCCTATTCGGTGGTCCTTTTCGACGAGATCGAAAAGGCGCATCACGACGTGTTCAACATTCTGCTCCAGATCATGGAGGATGGACGGCTCACGGATGGTCAGGGGCACAGTGTGGATTTCCGCAACGCTGTGGTCATCATGACCAGCAATGTGGGGGCCGAGAACGTCGTCAAAGGAAAAGGACTCGGTTTTGCCGCTCCGGACATGGAGGCTGCCGCTGACTGGACTCGAACCCGAGGGCAGATTCTCGATGCGGTGAAACGAACCTTCCGGCCCGAATTCCTCAATCGCGTGGACGAGATGGTGGTCTTTCGTCCCCTCGAGAAGGAGGAGCTTCTGCAGATCGTTGGAATCATGCTCCAGGATCTCCACAGCCGGCTCAAAGAACAGGGTGTGTCACTCGTCGTTTCAGAGGAGGCGAAGTCCCTCCTTCTGGAGAAGGGATTCGACCCCAAGTTTGGTGCTCGTCCTCTGCGCAGAACCATTCAGCGCATGGTGGAGGATCACCTGGCGGACTTGCTTTTGGAGGGGCGCATCGAGCAGGGAAGCGAGGTCTCAGTACACATTCACGAAAAGGAACTCCGTTTTTCTTTCGGAGAGGAAAACGACGTGTTTTTCCCTTCGGATCAGGAGGCGGCGGAACTCCGGAGGTGA
- a CDS encoding CtsR family transcriptional regulator yields MSSLTRDIESYIRELFEEAQEHQLSLRRKELAERFGCVPSQINYVLASRFTPERGYLVESQRGGHGYIRIMKIRFANAEERISHLDELVGNAIGEQDARRLLTSLQERGLLTPRERLLIEVALRYLDEVCRTPFDVSPYKRDVMQAELLKRMIRGLVLA; encoded by the coding sequence GTGTCGAGTCTGACGCGCGATATCGAAAGCTACATCAGGGAATTGTTCGAGGAAGCCCAGGAACATCAGTTGTCCTTGAGGCGGAAAGAGTTGGCGGAACGTTTCGGTTGCGTTCCCAGTCAGATCAATTATGTTCTCGCCAGTCGGTTCACGCCGGAGCGGGGATATCTTGTGGAGAGTCAGAGAGGCGGACACGGGTACATCCGCATCATGAAGATCCGTTTCGCGAACGCGGAAGAGCGCATCTCCCATCTGGACGAGCTCGTGGGAAACGCCATCGGCGAGCAGGATGCCCGAAGGCTGCTCACAAGTCTTCAGGAACGTGGTCTCCTCACCCCAAGAGAACGGCTTCTTATCGAGGTTGCACTTCGGTACCTCGACGAAGTTTGCCGAACACCTTTCGATGTGTCCCCCTACAAGCGCGACGTGATGCAGGCGGAACTGCTCAAGCGAATGATCCGAGGTCTCGTTTTGGCCTGA